The Alistipes megaguti sequence CTGATTGTCGGCTGGCTGGGGGATCTGGTGGGGCTGCGCCTGGCGCTGCTGTTCGTCTGCGTGACGATCGCCTATATCGTCGGCATCGCCTTCTGGGCCCGGCCGCTGGTCGACAACAAACGCTGCTCGCTGCGTGAACTTTTCCATAATAAAAAGAACCGATCATGAACCGAATCGTGACGCTGGCCGCCGTGCTGCTGACCGCCGCGGCCGTCCCGACACAACTCCCGGCCGAAACGCGGCATCCGGCCGGTCGACGCCCCGCCTCCGCAGCTCCGTCTGCGGATGGGGAGTGGCTTCCGGCCGAACAGCACCTCGACAAACAGGCGTTGAGGCCCCGCTACCGGCAGTGGATGCAACCCGCCGGCGGAGTCCCCGTGACGCAGAACCCGCCGGCGCTGCTCTGGCCCGCGGGCGGTGACGACGTGACGGGCTACCGGATCGAACTCTCCCCTTCGCCGGAGTTCCCGGCCGCGCAGACCCTCACCAGCGAACAGCCGTGGGCCGTCTGGGCGCTTCACCGCCCGCTCGCGCCGGGCCGCTATTGGTGGCGGGTGACGACCTTCACCCGGAAGGGGGCTCCGCAACGCTCCGCAGCGTGCGAATTTGTCGTTGCGGACTCCGCGCGGCGCTTCGCCACTCCGACGGGCGACGAACTCGTGCAGCGCCTCGCCGCGCAGTCGCATCCGCGCCTCTATGTGACCGTGGACGGCATCGGGGCGCTGCGCCGCCGCTCTGCGACGAATCCCGAGGCGCAGGAGTTCCTCACCCGGGCTCGGCGGCGGATCGACATGGAACCCGTTCCGGTGGCCCCGACGCGGCCGCGCGACACGACGGGCATGAGCCCCTTCCAGAAACGCTCGCTCATCAACTTCATGTACCACAAGTTCGGCGAGGTGGTGACCCAGCCGATCGTCGACTTCTCGCTGGCGTGGCTGCTGACGGGTGACGAGGCGTGGCGTACGGCCGTGGTGCGTCATGCGCGCTACGTGGCCTCGCTGCCGGTCGACAGCGACGCCACGTCGGAGGATTTCAACCGCTCGGCCATCATGTACGGACTGGCCTTCGGCTACGACACGGCCTGCGAACGGATGACCGACGACGAACGGGCCGCCGTGCTGGAGGCGATCCGCGTGCGGGGCGAACGCTTCTACCGGCAGTATGTGCGCGATTTCGAATGCCACTCGATGGACAACCACGTCTGGCAGCATACGTTCCGCAACTTTCTCTTCACGGCCCTTGCCACGCTGGGCGACCTGCCCGAGGCCGAACGGTGGCTGCGCTACTGCTACGAGGTGTGGTGCGGCCGCTTCCCGATCCTGGGGGGCGACGACGGCGGCTGGCACGACGGCAGTAGCTACATGCAGGCCAATCTGGTGACCTTCATCTACGTGCCGTTCGTCCTTTCGCGGCTCACGGGGAGCGACTTCTTTGCGCTGCCGTGGTACCGCAACCTGCCTTCGTTCCTGGCCTACTCCTTCCCGAAGGACTCCTACGCCACGGGGTTCGGCGACGACTATGAGAAGATGACCTCGCCGACACAACTCTACATGGGTTTTGCCGATGCGCTGGCCCGCGAGACGCACAGCCCGCTGGCGCGCTGGTATGCCGACCGGCTGATCGGTGCGGATCCGGCGAACCTCTACCGCTCGAAGGGCTTCATGCTCTACCGCATCCTGACGGACAAACCGCGTGATTGCGTGGCGCCGGAGCCGCCCGTGCGCAATACGTCGCGCTTCTTCCCCGATGCGGGCTTCTCGCTCATGCATACCGATCCGGCCGATGCCGGGGACGATCTGATGGCGGCCTTCTTCGCGCTGCCGTTCGGCTCGACGGGCCACGCCCACGCCGCCCACAACGGCTTCACGATCAACTACGGCGGGCGTCCGCTCTTCGGCGGTACGGGCTACTACTCGAACTTCAACGACCGCCACACGCTGCTGCACTACCGCACGCGGGGCCATAATACGCTGCTCATCGACAGCCTGGCGCAGGTCATCGGCGAGAACGGCTACGGATGGCTGGCGCGCTTTGCCGACACCGAG is a genomic window containing:
- a CDS encoding DUF4962 domain-containing protein gives rise to the protein MNRIVTLAAVLLTAAAVPTQLPAETRHPAGRRPASAAPSADGEWLPAEQHLDKQALRPRYRQWMQPAGGVPVTQNPPALLWPAGGDDVTGYRIELSPSPEFPAAQTLTSEQPWAVWALHRPLAPGRYWWRVTTFTRKGAPQRSAACEFVVADSARRFATPTGDELVQRLAAQSHPRLYVTVDGIGALRRRSATNPEAQEFLTRARRRIDMEPVPVAPTRPRDTTGMSPFQKRSLINFMYHKFGEVVTQPIVDFSLAWLLTGDEAWRTAVVRHARYVASLPVDSDATSEDFNRSAIMYGLAFGYDTACERMTDDERAAVLEAIRVRGERFYRQYVRDFECHSMDNHVWQHTFRNFLFTALATLGDLPEAERWLRYCYEVWCGRFPILGGDDGGWHDGSSYMQANLVTFIYVPFVLSRLTGSDFFALPWYRNLPSFLAYSFPKDSYATGFGDDYEKMTSPTQLYMGFADALARETHSPLARWYADRLIGADPANLYRSKGFMLYRILTDKPRDCVAPEPPVRNTSRFFPDAGFSLMHTDPADAGDDLMAAFFALPFGSTGHAHAAHNGFTINYGGRPLFGGTGYYSNFNDRHTLLHYRTRGHNTLLIDSLAQVIGENGYGWLARFADTEALAYTLGDASHAYDSIRTPFWIDRMEKSGVAYTRENGLGDPGVTRFRRHFLFLRPDVIVLYDELAARQPVTWTWLLHGNNRLTRCGAAAVETSNGRATGRMDLFTAEPTQLRITDEFFSPAINWKRRTGPDGRVLEYARQWHSEFTPEGRSRTQRFLAIFRITPEGAQPLELKRRADGTIRVGEWTVRAELDGSRPPRLEVTDRRGNGVRYNTSSSTVAGSTLILRPGAPARELVDTVPASVR